From the Polyangiaceae bacterium genome, the window CTCCGCCGCTGACCGCTGTGGTGCCGCCGATCGTGTCTGCGGCTTCGACGACCAACACGGAGAGACCCTTCGCACGCGCAGCAAGCGCGGCGCTCAGCCCCGCGGCGCCTGAGCCCATCACCACCAAGTCCCCACTCCACCCGCTCATGCATTGGACTGTAACCCGCTGGTTCGGAGACCGGGGGTATGACTCATCCTTGGGATTGTCACCGCTAGGCACTCTGCATGAACGGTATCAACTCTCCGGGCTCGGGTTGCTCGGCCTTTACACCGCTGAGCTCTCTGCCGACGCGCGCCGCGAAATCGGCGCCGGCCCCCACAACCGTTGTGGAGAGCAGGTGCTCAGCAAGCGGATCCGAGTATCCCGCTTGATGGTGACTTGGGAAGACCTGCTTGCTCTTCAAGCGCCGAGTGGCTTCCACGGCAAGCGCGGGGTCCATCACCAACAGCGGTTCCCAGCGGATACGTGTTCCGTCCACAGGGAGGATCGATACCGTCGGCGCGAACTGCTCTCCGATGCGGTGGTGTGCGTCGATCAGCGTCGTATCGCCACCAAAGTAGACACTGGTTCGCTTGCCTTTGAGCACGAAACCAACCTCGGGCGCGTCGTGCAGCGCAGGAGTCGCAGTGAGCTTCAGACCTCCGAGCGCGCCCTCTTCCCACTCGCCGATGCGCAGCACGTTGGCGAAGCCCAGCTGCTTGAGCTTTGACTCCAGCGCTGCCAAGCCGACGATCACGGTCGCGCTCTTGTCCAGGCGATCGAGCGCCTGAGGGTCGGCGTGATCAGGATGGTCGTGACTCACCAAGATGGCGTCCAGCTTACCGACTTGATCCGCCGCCACTGGGGGCGCCACGGCGTGATCCAGGGAGCCGAACGCTGGATCGAAGAACCACGGATCCGTAAGGATACGCTTGCCGTCCAGAACGATGAGGTGAGTCGAATGCGAGAGATGCAGCAAGGCGTTTTCGACCTTGCCTGCCTCAAGCTCCCGCACGCTCGCTTGGTAGCGCTGCGTGCCCGCGACGGCGACCGCAGAGCGATTGTCGAAGTCACCGCGTAGTGACAGGTACTCGAGTAGGCCGGCGCCTCCGAGCGCCAAGCCTCCCGCGAGCCACGTGCGGCGCTTCATGACTCGGCTCTAGCCCTGTCGCTTCGCGGTGACGAGATCAGAGTTGCCGTGTGAGCTGCTTGAGGCCGCTCAGCGTTGGACGGCGCTCTGCCCACCAGCCTCGCACGCGGTCTTCCAGCTCCTTGCCCGTAGCGAAGCCATCCCACGCGGTGATCAGCACCTCACCCAAGAGCGGACGCTGGCGAGGGCCATCGGGGCGAGGCGCGCGAGGTTGGCGATAGCGGATCACGTCACGTTGCACGCCGTCCCAGAAGCGGCCGCGGGCCTCGAGGCTCGCGATGGCTCCGCGGCGGATTTCGCGCTGCGCCGACTCTTCACCAGCGTAGCGCTCGAGGGCCTCCTCGAGCCAGCTGCCGTGGTCGTCGTCTTGCTCCACGTGCAACGTGAAGTACTGGATCTCGGTTTCGGTGAAGCCAGCGCGACGCAGCCCTGGGATCACCGCCTCGAACATCTTCGGGATCGCCCACTCGTGGCCGGGGCCCACTGCACCCAAACCTTCGAGAAAAGGCCGCTCACGCACCAGGCGCCGATGCGTGGAGATGAAACCGTGAGCTGGGCCGCGCAGTCGCTCTTCCATCACGCGCTCGGGGTCGCCGCCCGTTGCCTCGAGGAAGCTTGCGTAGAGATTGCTGTGGTCGCGCCCCTCGGAGCCTTCACCGTACTCGTCGACTAGCACCTTGGCGAGCCACAGCTTGGCTTCGCTGTCCGGGGCTCGCACCAGCAGGGACTCGAGGTAGCTCGTGAAGACGCAAACCAGAGCGTAGTGGTTCTCCGCGAAGACGCGGTAGTCCTGCTTGGCGAATGGGCTCGTTGCGAGTCGATTCAAGAACAGGTGGTTCACCGCGGGGTGAGACTCGATCTCGCGGCGTAGATCCTTGAGGAATGCTTTGGCTGATTGGGTCATCGGGTTCCTCACTCGGCAGCGATGGGGGAGTCTGGGTTGTTGCGCTTTGGCGGAGCGACGCCAGCCTTCGGCAGCTCGTCCACCCAGGTGTCGCGGGGGATGCGTAGCTTCACGAGCGTCGGCTCCGCCTGTGCTTGCTTGCCGTGCTCGTCGCCGCGCGGATACTCGACGTCGCGCCAGGTGAGCTGAGCTTTGGAGCCGGGACCATTCAAGAGGCCTTCCTCGTCTCGCAAGAAGGAGCGGTAGTCCCGATGCACCCGCTGGTAGCGCCAGGTGCGCGCGTAGAACCACAGCATGTTCTTGGCGTACTTCTTCATGAAGTCTGGCCGACGCTTTGCCACGTTCTTCATCGCGCGATGTGCTGAGTCTTCCGTCGCGTCCAGAGCGCGCGCGAACTCCTTGTAGAACTCTTCACGGGGTAGCTTAGTGGGCAGCACCGCATGGAGCAGGTCGAACAACCGGTAGTCGTTCGTGAGGAGCTTGTCCTGGTAGGCGCGGTACAGCTGGGTCCCCGGCAGCGGCGTGAGGATGGTGACCAGCGGGATGCCAATCTCCAGGGTGTTGATGTAGTCGTACAACCCCTGGAACTGCTCCTTCGTCCAATCGGCGCGTACCATGAAGATGCCGGTAGAGAAGATGCCATTTTCCCGGAGGATTTGATTGGCGCGCTTGTTCTTCTCCCAGGTGTTCTTCTTGCGCAGGGACGCCAGGCTGTCGTCGTCGTTGGACTCGAAGCCGCTGAGCAGGCCGATCAAGCCGTTCTTCGCCAGGCGCGCGATCAGGTCCGGGTTGTCGGCGACGAAGTCGGTGCGACCTTGGGTCATCCAGAACTTCTTGAGCTTGCGGCGTTCGAGCTCGTCGCACAGCTCGACGAGGCGGCGCTTACTCGTGAGGAAGTTGTCATCCAGTACGAAGATGAAGTCTTCCTTGCAGGCTTCCATCTGATCCGCGATTTTCTCCGCGGATAAGAAGCGGGTGCGGCGCTCGTAGAACTCCCAGATCGCGCAGAAGTTGCAGTCGAAGGAGCAGCCTCGACTGGTGAAGATGCTCGCCATCGGCCGCGCGACGGTGAAGAAGTAGCGCCCGTAGTACTTCGCAACCAGGCTCCGGTCGGGGGGCGGGAGCTCGTCGAGGGCTTGAGTCTGCTCGCGCTTGGCGTTGACCACGTAGCCCGCTTCGTCGCGGTAGCGCACTCCGGGGATCCCGGGGAAGCGTCGATTGGTCGCCTCGAGCTGCGTGCCCTGAGTGACCACCTCATGCCAGCGCGCGACGAGCTGCCGGAACGTGTGTTCACCTTCGCCTTGCACCACGACGTCGATGTAGTCCGCCTCGAACTCTTGCGGCTGCAGAGTCGGGGCGTGCCCGCCCACTACCGTCAGCGCTTCCGGGCGGATTTGACGTGTCATGCGCAGCACGGCCTTCGCCTGGTAGACGTCGGTCGTCATGCTCGTGGTCCCAACCAGGTCGGGTTCGAACTCCACGAGGGCCTTGGCCAGGGCGTCCTCTGGTTCGAGGCGCATGTCGAGCAAGCGGATTTCGTGTTCTTCGGGCACCGCCGCCGCGATGCTGGTGAGCGCCACGGGCTCCGAGAGCCACACGACATTCTCGAGGCCGAGGCGACCCGTCTCGAACGGGGTTGGCATAACGAGCAAAATCCTCATATCGCCGTCGTGAGACCGCTGCGCCGGCACGTCAACGCCCTTCGGACCGAGCGCTCCTCACCCCCAGACCCGCCACGGGATCTTGGGGATCTAGATCGGGGGGAGAGGCGCTCTGGAGTGTGGTTCGGGCAAGCGCAGCGACCGCGCAAAGTCCGGGCCCCAGAGGCTGCTTCAGGCGGGAGGCGTCAGAGGCGCGCAGGTCGACACGCCTGCGCCGACGATGCGGTAGCCGGTGTTGCCCACCGCCTGCGTCAGGTTCTGCGTGTTGGGGTCGAAGAACCAGATATTGGTGCTGGTCTCCAGCGCGCGCTGCAAGAAGACGTAGAAGCCGCCGCCCCAAAACGCGAACGCCCAGGCGCTTGGACTGCCGGTGAGCTGGCTCACGTTGAAGTTCTCGGCCACGCCGCCGCTCGTCTTGTCCAACCGCTGGATGGTGGGCGGGCTGGTATTGGGGCTGAAGGCCCAGAGCTGTCCGCTGCCGGTGCCCGTCAGCTCTGGCCAGCCGTTGATTTGGCCGATGGTGGTGAGCTGGAGGCTTAGGGTGTCGATGGAGGCGAGGGTAGCATTCCCCACGGTAACGGAAGTCCCTCCCGCCACGAACAAAGTTTCGCCCTGGTCGGCGTCGTTGGAGACGAAGCCCATGCCGAAGTTGGTCAGGCCAGACTGGCCCGCTTGAAAGCCGGTCGCCGTGCAGGCCGCGTTGGAGGTATCGACATGGAAGATGTTTCCGCTCTGGTAAAGCACCCAGGCGGTCGCGTCGCGGTCGACGGCCATGGAAAACGGCGTATCCCCAGCGCTCGACGGACAGTTCAAGTTGCCGATTGGGGTCAGCGTGAGCGAATCCGGGCGGAACTGAAGCAGGATGTTGTTGCTGTCGACCAGGTAGATCCACTCGGCGCCGCTTGCACAGCGGCTGTTGCCCCCGTCGGTGCCCGAGTCCACTCCCAGGCTCCCACCGAAGCCGTCGCCGCCAAAGCCGCTGCCTCCTTGAGCGCTTCCGCCTTGACCGTTGCCGCCCTGAGAGCTTCCGCCTTGGCCGACTCCCGCGCTGCTACTCCCTGCGTCACCGCAGCCAGTCGTGGCAACAAACAGCAGGGGAAACACGGCTTTCCAAGCGCGTGAAGATCGGAAGTTGTGCGGAAACATTTAAGGAAACTCCTGGCTCGAAACGCGAGTTGCGGCTTTCGTCGAGCTTATCAAGGGGGACACTGAAATGCGCCCTTAGGAGAACTTGACGGTGCCTCGGATTCGGTAAAAGTCCGCCTCATGACTACACCGTCGTACAACCGGAGTGGCGCGCCGAGGGCGCTGCTACGCGGGTGGGGACTCACGCTGCTCTGCTTGTGCGTCGGGTTCGCGCAGCTCGCCTGCGACGACGCAGACAGTCAGAAGCGCGCCGGCAGAGGTCAGGATGCGGGTGCTGACGGCGCCGCTCCCGAGGGCGGTAGCGCCGGCATGGCCGGTAGCGCGGGTGCTGCGGGGACGGGTGGCATGCCCACGGGCGGCACGGGCGGCGTACCCAGCACCGGCGGTGTGGGCGGTACGGGTGGCACCACGGGGGGCACTGGCGGCATGCCGCCGGATCCTCCGGACCCCGGGGCTCCGGGGACGCGGGCGGTTTCGGGAGGGGCGTACATGAAGTCCCCTCGTTTCAAGTTGATGATTTCCGCGGGGCAATCGCCGGGCAGCAGCAAGCCTGCTTCAGGCGGTAAGTACTCGATGCACGGTGGGTTGGTGGGCAGCGTCCACTGACGCGGCTGGAAGGGTAAGCAAATGACGCGCAAGATTTCTCGCATCAAGATGACGATCGCAGCAGCAGCGGCTGCGGTGTGCTTTCAGTCGGTCGCAGTCGCTCAAGAGGTGCCGCCGTACCTCGGCCATCAGGGTCGCCTCTTCGACGACATGGGCCAGCCAGTGAACGGCACGCTGAGCTTCGTGTTCACCCTGTATGACGCTTCCGTGGACGGCACCGTGCTGTGGACGGAGACCGTCGACGTCACCATCGAAGACGGCTACTTCGCGCTCGTGCTGGGCCAGACGACTCCGCTCAGCCCCGCGCTCTTCGACGGCACGACGCGTTACCTCGGGGTAGCGGTTGACGGCGACACCGAGATGAGCCCGCGAGAACCCCTCGTTAGCGCGCCTTATGCGCTGGTGTGTGAGAACGCGATCGGCAATATCTCGCCGCGCGCCGTGAGCGTGGGCGGCGGATTGGTGATCGATGAGTCCGGTAACTGGGTCGGACCAAGCAGCGGCTTAGTTGGACCGACCGGTCCCCAAGGACCGACAGGACCCCAAGGACCCGCTGGCACCACGGGTGCTCAGGGCGCTCCAGGTCCTACGGGCGCTCAAGGCGCTCAGGGTCCTACGGGCGCTCAAGGCGCTCAGGGTCCTACGGGCGCTCAAGGCCCGACGGGTGCGGCGGGTCCAACCGGTGCGCGCGGTCCAACTGGACCCGCTGGTACGAACGGTACGAACGGCGCTCAAGGTCCGACGGGTCCGACGGGGCCGGCGGGCACGAACGGCACGAACGGAAGTCAGGGTCCCACGGGTCCCACCGGCCCAGCGGGCACGAACGGTACGAACGGAAGTCAGGGCCCCACGGGTCCCACCGGCCCCGCTGGGACGAACGGAACCAACGGCTCGACGGGTCCAACCGGACCCCGCGGTTTGCAGGGGATCCCGGGCATCCAAGGACCTAGCGGTGTTGTCTATGTCGACACCTTCATGTTCGACAAATCAGGGCGTGCAAACCTGGGTCAGACGGACATTCCGATCTTTCAAACCGCGGTGTTCGACGTGAAGCCCGGGCAAGTGGTGATCGTGAATGGCACCTCGGGCATCACCGGGGCGCAGTCACCGGTTGAAGTGGCCGCCTGCCTGATCAACGAGGCGGGCACGATCTCCGCCCCGTTCCACATGCCAATCTCCACGGCCAGCATGCCCACCGTGACGCCGTTCATGTACCACTTCGTGAACGTGCCTGAAGGGCGCTACACCGCGGGGGTCTGCTACCGCACCGGCGATGCGACCAGCCTGAGCTACAACCCGCAGTACATCTCGGTGATGGTTGCGCAGCTGTAGGCGGTTGCACGGTGACAATGCATGGGGCCGCACAGCGAAAGCAGTGCGGTCCGTTGTCTCACGAGTAAGAAAGCCGGCAACGAGGGTTCGACGCCACGAGTCAGCTGCTTTAGATCCCTCGTGCATGGAGGACCGAGCCCGGGACCTGGTCAAGCGACTATCCGCTGAGGGGTTTCAGAGCCCCTACCTCGAGCGACTGCGCGCGAAGACCGCCGAGGCGCGACGAAGTGCAGAACTCGGTAAAATCCAGCGGGAAATTGTCGAGGAGATGGCCGCGTCCCTCGGGCGAGCTGAGGATCGGATCAATCGCGCTCTGCTCGAGCTCGATGTGCTGGCTGCCCGCATGCGGAAGGCTGACGAGGAGGGCAAGGCTCTCTTGATCGATGACTTCAACCGGATGCGTGAGTACGCCAAGCTCCGCGTTCGCGATCTGCGCATTCAACGCGAAGCGCTGGGGTTTCGGAACAACGCGCTACTTGTCGAGCTGTACCCCATTCCTCCTGCCATCAAGCGCTAGTCAGCAGCAGCGCGAGGCTGCGCTTCGTTACTCTGCGGTAACGAACTCGGCTGAGTCCGTGATGGGTTCGGAGTAGCTCGTAGGTGCTGAATGAAAGCGCCACGATGCACGCCTCCAGGCGATCTTCCCGTTCTTCTTCGCTGCATAAGTCTAGCTCTGGTGCGAAGCTAGTAGTCACCTGCTGGCGAAGCTCCTTGCGTACCGCGCGCACCGCGCGCGCGACTTCATCTGAAGAGGCTTCGAGCCTCAGCGCGAGCTTGGCGGAGTCGTGAATCTCGTCGTAGTAGCGGTCGCGTTGCT encodes:
- a CDS encoding iron-containing redox enzyme family protein; the encoded protein is MTQSAKAFLKDLRREIESHPAVNHLFLNRLATSPFAKQDYRVFAENHYALVCVFTSYLESLLVRAPDSEAKLWLAKVLVDEYGEGSEGRDHSNLYASFLEATGGDPERVMEERLRGPAHGFISTHRRLVRERPFLEGLGAVGPGHEWAIPKMFEAVIPGLRRAGFTETEIQYFTLHVEQDDDHGSWLEEALERYAGEESAQREIRRGAIASLEARGRFWDGVQRDVIRYRQPRAPRPDGPRQRPLLGEVLITAWDGFATGKELEDRVRGWWAERRPTLSGLKQLTRQL
- a CDS encoding cobalamin B12-binding domain-containing protein, with product MPTPFETGRLGLENVVWLSEPVALTSIAAAVPEEHEIRLLDMRLEPEDALAKALVEFEPDLVGTTSMTTDVYQAKAVLRMTRQIRPEALTVVGGHAPTLQPQEFEADYIDVVVQGEGEHTFRQLVARWHEVVTQGTQLEATNRRFPGIPGVRYRDEAGYVVNAKREQTQALDELPPPDRSLVAKYYGRYFFTVARPMASIFTSRGCSFDCNFCAIWEFYERRTRFLSAEKIADQMEACKEDFIFVLDDNFLTSKRRLVELCDELERRKLKKFWMTQGRTDFVADNPDLIARLAKNGLIGLLSGFESNDDDSLASLRKKNTWEKNKRANQILRENGIFSTGIFMVRADWTKEQFQGLYDYINTLEIGIPLVTILTPLPGTQLYRAYQDKLLTNDYRLFDLLHAVLPTKLPREEFYKEFARALDATEDSAHRAMKNVAKRRPDFMKKYAKNMLWFYARTWRYQRVHRDYRSFLRDEEGLLNGPGSKAQLTWRDVEYPRGDEHGKQAQAEPTLVKLRIPRDTWVDELPKAGVAPPKRNNPDSPIAAE
- a CDS encoding MBL fold metallo-hydrolase, with protein sequence MKRRTWLAGGLALGGAGLLEYLSLRGDFDNRSAVAVAGTQRYQASVRELEAGKVENALLHLSHSTHLIVLDGKRILTDPWFFDPAFGSLDHAVAPPVAADQVGKLDAILVSHDHPDHADPQALDRLDKSATVIVGLAALESKLKQLGFANVLRIGEWEEGALGGLKLTATPALHDAPEVGFVLKGKRTSVYFGGDTTLIDAHHRIGEQFAPTVSILPVDGTRIRWEPLLVMDPALAVEATRRLKSKQVFPSHHQAGYSDPLAEHLLSTTVVGAGADFAARVGRELSGVKAEQPEPGELIPFMQSA
- a CDS encoding TetR/AcrR family transcriptional regulator encodes the protein MTAAPIDGRVKRRMQTRKRIIEALRSLIASGSAKPTAEQIAKQANVSLRSIYQHFSDLDDLFAELAKQSLEPSELERSRANSDSTSEGELHTRIAAVVEQRDRYYDEIHDSAKLALRLEASSDEVARAVRAVRKELRQQVTTSFAPELDLCSEEEREDRLEACIVALSFSTYELLRTHHGLSRVRYRRVTKRSLALLLTSA